A stretch of the Acidisarcina sp. genome encodes the following:
- the motA gene encoding flagellar motor stator protein MotA has translation MFAIVGLLVVFGAVLGGFLMEKGQIAVLLQPAELLIIGGAAVGTLLAANPMHILKSIAGGLKNVFGASPFSKTRYLDTLKMMYEFLNKIRREGLQAVEGDIETPEESKLFQQYPLFLKERYIRDFVCDTMRMAITGGVEPFDMDQMMELDMDVRHHGATQPVNALSTVADALPGLGIVAAVLGVVITMGALGGPPELIGHKVASALVGTFLGILLCYGLVGPLSSNMAKSAEEERAFLHVFRVLMLSFIKGLPPILAVEIARRAIPSHVRPSFAEMETACKSQAAAPVKTEEAVHA, from the coding sequence GCGGTTCTCGGCGGCTTTCTCATGGAGAAGGGCCAGATCGCCGTGCTCCTGCAACCGGCGGAGTTGCTGATTATTGGTGGTGCGGCCGTGGGAACGCTGCTGGCCGCAAATCCGATGCACATTCTGAAGAGCATCGCGGGAGGTCTGAAGAACGTCTTCGGTGCGTCGCCATTCAGCAAGACACGCTATCTCGACACGCTGAAGATGATGTACGAATTTCTGAACAAGATTCGCCGGGAAGGGCTGCAGGCGGTAGAGGGCGATATCGAGACTCCGGAGGAGAGCAAGCTGTTTCAGCAATATCCGCTCTTCCTCAAGGAGCGGTATATCCGCGATTTTGTGTGCGACACGATGCGAATGGCCATCACTGGCGGCGTGGAGCCCTTCGATATGGACCAGATGATGGAGCTTGACATGGATGTCCGCCATCACGGTGCGACCCAGCCGGTCAATGCCTTGTCCACGGTTGCGGATGCCTTGCCAGGTTTGGGGATTGTCGCAGCGGTGCTTGGGGTAGTGATCACCATGGGGGCGCTTGGTGGCCCTCCCGAGTTGATTGGCCACAAGGTGGCGTCAGCCTTGGTTGGCACATTTCTTGGCATCCTGTTGTGCTATGGGCTGGTGGGGCCATTGAGTTCGAACATGGCAAAATCCGCAGAAGAAGAGCGCGCCTTCCTCCACGTCTTTCGAGTGCTGATGCTCTCGTTCATCAAGGGGCTGCCTCCGATTCTCGCAGTGGAAATCGCGCGGCGTGCTATTCCGTCGCACGTAAGGCCCTCGTTTGCCGAGATGGAGACCGCTTGCAAGAGCCAAGCTGCCGCTCCCGTGAAAACCGAGGAAGCGGTACACGCTTGA
- a CDS encoding flagellar motor protein MotB: protein MEKQRPIYLIRRRALHDSPHGGAWKVAYADFVTALMALFIVLWLMNTSEHVRKAVAGYFNDPLGRSSQTGTDRTGASDNVAITKDNISQLKEQLQKSIREKVELRKLSDQIEITVTPEGLRIELLESKDGTFFESGSSELSTNGREILALVSGELKTLPNKLSIEGHTDSQAYAPGNTYGNWELSVDRANSARRSMQEMGIRRDQVAQVRGYADQRLRVPSNPLDPSNRRISLIVQYLDAPPVPTGSLPTAPAATVLHH, encoded by the coding sequence ATGGAAAAACAGCGGCCCATTTACCTTATTCGCAGGAGAGCCCTGCATGACAGCCCTCATGGCGGCGCGTGGAAGGTGGCGTATGCCGATTTTGTGACGGCGCTGATGGCGTTGTTCATCGTGCTATGGCTGATGAATACCAGCGAGCATGTCCGCAAGGCGGTGGCGGGATACTTTAACGATCCCCTCGGCAGATCCAGCCAGACGGGGACAGACCGCACAGGCGCCTCAGACAATGTGGCCATTACGAAGGACAACATCAGCCAATTGAAGGAGCAGTTGCAGAAGTCGATTCGGGAGAAGGTGGAGTTAAGAAAACTTTCGGACCAGATCGAAATTACCGTCACGCCCGAGGGGCTGCGGATCGAATTGCTTGAATCCAAGGACGGAACCTTCTTCGAGAGCGGAAGCAGTGAACTGAGCACGAATGGGCGGGAGATTCTCGCCCTTGTTTCGGGCGAGTTGAAGACGCTGCCCAACAAGCTATCCATCGAGGGCCACACCGACTCCCAGGCATACGCACCGGGAAACACTTACGGTAACTGGGAGCTCTCCGTAGACCGTGCGAATTCGGCGCGTCGCAGTATGCAGGAGATGGGTATCCGGCGGGACCAGGTAGCCCAGGTGCGTGGCTACGCGGATCAGCGACTGCGGGTGCCCAGCAATCCACTTGATCCCTCGAATCGGCGCATCTCGTTGATCGTGCAATACCTCGACGCCCCACCCGTACCGACTGGCTCGTTGCCAACGGCTCCTGCGGCGACAGTTCTCCATCACTAA
- a CDS encoding MBL fold metallo-hydrolase, which produces MKLPAGTAAVLNKLGQFGRLARESAFHPISGVPRKPILPASPDDLGVTFIGHSSFLLHIGGHNLLIDPVFTSRLVLLRRLRHPGVLVRDLPRIDLVLLTHAHMDHLNRSSLRMVLRNERERHGHAPVAVVPVGVDDLVNDLGFARVETMELWQTKTLAGLEITRTPSKHWGARFFRDTDRGFGGYVLRNEAHSLYHSGDTAYFHGFAEIGRRLAPKIALLPIGAYHPESFRTVHTSPEDALQGFIDLGSRWMIPMHYGTFRLSREPMDEPPRRLREAAARAGLRDSIRILAEGETALFPPEASSRQATAGVVTH; this is translated from the coding sequence ATGAAGCTTCCTGCAGGCACCGCCGCTGTGTTGAACAAGTTGGGCCAGTTCGGCAGGCTCGCTCGTGAATCCGCCTTTCACCCCATCAGCGGAGTTCCCCGCAAGCCTATCCTGCCGGCAAGTCCTGACGATCTGGGTGTGACTTTCATCGGGCATTCCTCCTTCCTGCTGCATATCGGTGGCCATAACCTGCTGATCGATCCTGTGTTTACCTCGCGCCTGGTGCTTCTGCGCCGGTTGCGACACCCTGGCGTCCTGGTTCGGGATCTGCCGCGCATCGATCTGGTGCTGCTGACGCATGCACATATGGATCACCTGAACCGGAGCTCCCTGCGGATGGTTCTGAGGAATGAGCGTGAGCGTCACGGGCATGCGCCGGTCGCGGTTGTTCCGGTGGGTGTGGATGACCTGGTGAACGATCTGGGCTTTGCGCGGGTGGAGACGATGGAGCTTTGGCAGACAAAGACGCTTGCCGGGCTGGAGATTACGCGCACCCCATCGAAGCACTGGGGAGCACGCTTCTTTCGCGATACTGACCGGGGCTTTGGCGGATATGTGCTCCGCAATGAAGCGCATTCGCTGTATCACTCGGGAGATACCGCATACTTTCACGGATTTGCGGAGATTGGCCGGCGTCTTGCTCCGAAGATTGCTTTGCTGCCTATCGGCGCGTATCACCCGGAAAGTTTTCGCACCGTTCACACCAGCCCCGAAGACGCGCTGCAGGGCTTCATCGACCTCGGCTCGCGCTGGATGATCCCGATGCACTATGGAACGTTTCGTCTGTCGCGTGAGCCCATGGACGAGCCTCCACGGAGGCTGCGGGAGGCCGCTGCCCGCGCAGGGCTGCGCGATTCCATCCGCATACTCGCCGAGGGCGAGACTGCGCTGTTTCCTCCAGAGGCTTCGAGCCGACAGGCGACCGCAGGAGTGGTAACGCATTGA
- a CDS encoding hemerythrin domain-containing protein, translated as MTKVVAGPIVAIYRGRKAEERGKRMAVQIGAKLDSGFDDPIGLLKDCHRRIEKFLGILSRVASTAAGRRLTPEEASAVEVSRRYFQKSGPRHNADEEDSLFPRLRAFAGPHSLEKIARLESQHHLTSGLHNEVDRLFGLWIAEGFLTPLQQDLLTSDCRTLELIYAEHIEAEEKAVFPLAAEFLDAKAMADIGDEFRVRRTESATEPAAETAMVK; from the coding sequence GTGACCAAAGTCGTAGCCGGGCCGATCGTGGCAATCTATCGTGGACGCAAGGCAGAAGAGAGGGGTAAAAGAATGGCGGTACAGATTGGAGCAAAGCTGGATAGCGGTTTTGACGATCCCATTGGTTTGCTCAAAGATTGCCATCGAAGGATCGAGAAGTTTTTAGGTATTCTTTCGCGCGTAGCCTCCACGGCTGCCGGACGCAGGCTGACCCCGGAAGAGGCGTCCGCCGTTGAGGTATCGAGGCGCTACTTTCAGAAGTCTGGGCCGCGGCATAACGCCGATGAGGAAGATTCGCTCTTTCCGCGCTTGCGGGCTTTTGCCGGGCCTCACAGCCTGGAGAAGATTGCGCGCCTGGAGAGTCAGCACCATCTGACCAGTGGTCTTCACAACGAGGTGGACCGCCTCTTTGGGCTTTGGATTGCGGAAGGGTTTTTAACGCCTCTGCAGCAGGACCTGCTCACATCCGATTGCCGCACGCTCGAACTCATCTACGCCGAACACATCGAGGCCGAAGAGAAGGCCGTGTTTCCGCTGGCTGCTGAGTTTCTGGATGCCAAGGCTATGGCGGATATTGGGGATGAGTTCCGCGTGCGGCGTACAGAATCGGCGACAGAACCGGCGGCAGAAACAGCGATGGTGAAGTAG
- a CDS encoding FAD:protein FMN transferase: MKDRQNIRRVFPCLFAALVVTACAASASELKPPAPAQQVFLETHPAMGTIFSIYLYAPSEQAARTLAEAAFDEVDRVDELLSNYRPSSELSRINREAAQGPVVTDRETFSFLATSLDWSARTGGAFDITVGRLMKAWGFFRASGHVPSEAELAETGRQVGWQKVILNPQQRSVRFNVNGVELDPGGIGKGYVVDRMVDLLRAQHVSAALISAGGSTIYAIGAPPGERGWKVQVPNPEDKQRPISTVLLRDTSLSTSACSEKFFVLEGHRYCHIMDPHTLRPIENMVQTTAIHPSATASDALSSSLFVLGPEASERLLNDMPQASALLLSGHTHVEHCTSIRWNDSLDGDVCHHTAAKIPRKEAP, translated from the coding sequence ATGAAAGATCGCCAGAATATCCGACGCGTGTTTCCGTGCCTGTTCGCGGCCCTGGTTGTGACAGCATGTGCTGCCAGCGCGAGTGAACTGAAGCCTCCAGCGCCTGCACAACAGGTCTTTCTGGAGACACATCCCGCGATGGGGACCATCTTTTCGATCTATCTCTATGCGCCCTCCGAGCAAGCGGCGCGCACTTTGGCCGAGGCAGCGTTTGATGAAGTGGACCGGGTGGACGAGCTGCTGAGTAACTATCGTCCATCGAGCGAGCTCTCGCGCATCAATCGCGAAGCCGCACAGGGACCGGTGGTGACGGACCGCGAGACCTTCAGCTTTCTGGCTACATCACTGGACTGGAGTGCGCGCACCGGGGGCGCATTCGACATCACTGTGGGAAGGCTGATGAAGGCCTGGGGATTCTTTCGAGCGAGCGGCCATGTTCCCAGTGAAGCTGAGCTGGCCGAGACAGGAAGACAGGTTGGATGGCAGAAGGTGATCCTGAATCCGCAGCAGCGGAGTGTGCGCTTTAATGTCAATGGCGTTGAACTCGATCCCGGCGGCATCGGCAAGGGCTATGTTGTGGACCGGATGGTGGATTTGCTGCGGGCGCAACACGTTAGCGCAGCGTTGATCTCCGCAGGGGGAAGCACCATCTATGCCATTGGCGCACCTCCGGGCGAGCGTGGCTGGAAGGTACAGGTTCCCAACCCGGAAGACAAGCAGCGGCCGATCTCGACAGTTCTGTTGCGGGATACTTCATTGTCAACCTCTGCGTGCAGCGAGAAGTTTTTCGTGCTGGAAGGGCACAGGTACTGCCACATCATGGATCCGCACACGCTAAGGCCGATAGAGAACATGGTGCAGACGACGGCCATTCATCCATCGGCGACGGCGAGCGATGCTCTGTCCTCCTCCCTGTTCGTACTTGGGCCGGAAGCCAGCGAGCGCTTGCTGAACGACATGCCGCAAGCCTCGGCACTTTTGTTGTCGGGCCATACACATGTGGAACACTGCACCTCTATTCGTTGGAATGATTCTTTGGACGGTGACGTCTGCCACCACACGGCAGCGAAGATACCCAGAAAGGAAGCACCATGA
- a CDS encoding Gfo/Idh/MocA family oxidoreductase, translating into MNRRSFLRGASASVMASGMTPVFAQSLEKSLAPSDTVSVGVIGPGSRGQELMRKLLRTPGVGITAACDIYEPRFAEVDQLVGSAVPRYKDYRQLLERKDLDAIVVATPLYLHAEHVKAALNSGRAVYGEKSMGFTAEDSQSILQTVQQSGKIFQVGHQYRYAAWFQDAVSRARDLQIGRVTQVVAYWNRNNDWRRPVADPKDERLINWRLYKEYSGGLLTELGSHHIDLANWVFGEQPTDVMGTGSIAVYHDGREVDDNVQVVFGYSEGRRLTFTSMTSNSLVGEQIWIYGTNGSLQLTLQDATFYYEPRPVHPVSPQSEVMQHGVTTGASFRAGGEMPYRGKGTPLGSANGDDPTQLACQSFIECVREKKAPIADVHVGYRAAIAATYANRSIQSGCKETIPPAPAAG; encoded by the coding sequence ATGAATCGCAGAAGTTTTCTTCGCGGAGCGTCGGCCTCTGTAATGGCCTCTGGCATGACACCCGTATTCGCACAAAGCCTGGAGAAGAGTCTTGCTCCAAGTGACACGGTTTCAGTGGGAGTGATCGGTCCGGGAAGCCGCGGACAGGAATTGATGCGGAAGCTGTTACGTACTCCGGGGGTGGGTATTACCGCGGCTTGCGATATCTACGAGCCGCGATTCGCGGAGGTCGATCAACTGGTGGGGAGCGCTGTTCCTCGATACAAAGATTATCGCCAGTTGCTCGAACGCAAGGATCTGGACGCCATCGTTGTGGCGACGCCGCTGTATCTTCACGCGGAGCACGTAAAGGCCGCTCTCAATAGCGGGCGGGCCGTCTATGGCGAGAAGTCGATGGGATTCACCGCAGAGGATTCGCAATCGATCCTGCAGACGGTGCAACAAAGCGGGAAGATCTTCCAGGTAGGCCATCAGTACCGTTATGCGGCATGGTTTCAGGATGCGGTAAGCCGTGCGCGGGATTTGCAGATTGGCCGCGTGACCCAGGTAGTTGCGTACTGGAATCGGAATAACGATTGGCGGCGACCGGTGGCGGATCCAAAGGATGAGCGGCTGATCAATTGGCGTCTTTACAAGGAGTACTCGGGAGGACTGCTGACAGAGCTGGGTTCACATCACATCGACCTGGCCAACTGGGTGTTTGGCGAGCAACCCACGGACGTGATGGGTACAGGCAGCATAGCCGTGTATCACGATGGCAGGGAAGTGGACGACAACGTCCAGGTTGTCTTCGGCTACTCCGAAGGCCGGCGGCTTACCTTCACGTCGATGACGAGTAATAGCCTGGTGGGTGAGCAAATCTGGATCTACGGAACCAACGGCAGCCTGCAACTTACGCTGCAGGATGCAACGTTCTATTACGAGCCGCGGCCCGTTCACCCCGTCAGTCCACAGTCAGAGGTGATGCAGCATGGCGTGACCACAGGCGCTTCGTTCCGCGCAGGGGGCGAGATGCCCTACCGTGGAAAGGGCACCCCGCTCGGCTCGGCGAACGGAGACGATCCAACGCAGCTTGCCTGCCAGTCTTTCATCGAGTGCGTGCGGGAGAAGAAGGCACCGATTGCGGATGTGCACGTGGGATATCGAGCGGCGATCGCTGCGACCTATGCGAACCGCTCGATCCAATCGGGTTGCAAAGAGACGATTCCGCCGGCACCTGCCGCGGGATAG
- a CDS encoding Gfo/Idh/MocA family oxidoreductase — MDRRQFLSTAAAASGLLILKPKTAFGYEANSAVRLGLLGCGSRGTAVATSFANNTSARIVALADIFPDQLDKGKAYFDKLNSSLGYAGPDPSLMFRGYKAYEELAASKGIDAVQISTPPWFHVQHLEAVVAAGKHAYCEKPVGVDIAQSSHALEIGKRAEGRVSVDVGFQLRSAPPYVELVRRIHDGALGKIVSIDAHYNAPASKYPDRPGVSADELRLRNWLWDRQLSGDILVEQNIHVIDICNWMLQGHPIKAFASGGRNVLTHFGDTWDNYQVVFTYPDNVRVNFSSTQFGSTNWFDVSERVFGSLGLSESPYSGPVRIVGQNAWTWTGDAPPKEGSEPAGFAANGAFSDNLAHADQEKDRGFIQSIVSGHFHNQIATGVESAHSAMLGRMAGRLGREVTWEEFLAHDEVYQVKIEMTQFR; from the coding sequence TTGGATAGAAGACAGTTCCTCAGTACCGCCGCGGCCGCGTCGGGACTTTTGATTCTCAAGCCGAAGACGGCCTTTGGATACGAAGCCAACTCCGCCGTACGCCTTGGGCTGCTGGGATGCGGCTCACGCGGAACGGCGGTGGCTACCTCGTTTGCCAACAATACGAGCGCACGCATCGTCGCGCTCGCGGACATCTTTCCCGATCAGCTCGACAAGGGCAAAGCGTATTTTGACAAACTGAATTCCTCCCTTGGCTACGCGGGCCCCGATCCATCCTTGATGTTCCGTGGCTACAAGGCTTATGAAGAGCTGGCAGCATCGAAGGGCATCGATGCGGTACAGATCTCTACGCCACCCTGGTTTCACGTCCAGCACCTGGAAGCAGTTGTCGCTGCTGGAAAACACGCCTACTGCGAGAAGCCGGTCGGCGTCGACATCGCGCAGAGCAGCCATGCGCTGGAGATCGGCAAGCGCGCCGAGGGCCGCGTGAGCGTCGATGTCGGCTTCCAACTGCGCAGCGCACCGCCTTATGTCGAGCTGGTACGGCGCATTCACGACGGTGCGCTCGGCAAGATCGTATCGATTGACGCACACTACAATGCACCCGCCTCAAAGTATCCGGACAGGCCCGGCGTCTCAGCCGATGAGCTTCGCCTGCGAAACTGGTTGTGGGATAGGCAACTCTCCGGCGACATCCTTGTCGAGCAGAACATCCACGTCATCGATATCTGCAACTGGATGCTTCAGGGCCACCCAATCAAGGCATTCGCAAGCGGAGGAAGAAACGTCCTCACCCATTTTGGCGATACGTGGGACAACTACCAGGTAGTCTTCACCTATCCAGACAATGTGCGTGTGAATTTTTCCAGCACACAATTCGGCTCGACAAACTGGTTCGATGTCTCCGAGCGCGTCTTTGGATCACTGGGCCTTTCCGAGTCTCCCTACTCCGGCCCGGTGAGAATCGTTGGCCAGAATGCATGGACATGGACCGGCGATGCTCCTCCCAAGGAGGGCAGCGAGCCCGCCGGGTTCGCCGCGAATGGCGCATTCTCAGACAACCTTGCGCACGCCGACCAGGAAAAAGATCGCGGCTTCATCCAAAGCATCGTCTCAGGCCACTTCCACAATCAGATTGCAACCGGAGTGGAGAGCGCCCACAGCGCCATGCTGGGACGTATGGCTGGGCGGCTGGGCCGTGAAGTCACATGGGAGGAATTCCTGGCTCATGACGAGGTATACCAGGTAAAGATCGAAATGACGCAGTTTCGATAA
- a CDS encoding sugar phosphate isomerase/epimerase family protein, giving the protein MQRREFLSAAIGAAVMQTSSFTRAAVVEHLTDSKSTSSENEAGQEQSAAALAALKPMAVGLLIQPSQGPEATISRVKDLGFSNCFFSIDGYLGKYTPSLARQLSGLLDKNGVTATCAEVVQPGPLVWDFLEGPSTIGLVPRATRQARIDALKQTSDFAKLIGIPQVQTHCGFIPENPKDPFYEETVLAIRQVAQHCAGNGQNFLMETGQETPTTLLRAIKDVNVPTLGVGLDTANLILYGKANPVDAVEIIGRHVKSVHAKDGMWPTDPMKLGEEVLIGKGRVDFLRVFTRLHELGYRGAITIERETSGPQQIEDVKQEKIYLEQIIAQAQSATYRA; this is encoded by the coding sequence ATGCAGCGGAGGGAATTTTTGAGCGCGGCCATCGGTGCTGCTGTCATGCAAACCAGCTCTTTTACTAGAGCCGCCGTCGTCGAACACCTCACAGATTCAAAGTCGACTTCGTCGGAGAATGAAGCCGGCCAGGAGCAGTCTGCTGCAGCACTCGCGGCGTTGAAGCCAATGGCAGTCGGCCTGCTCATCCAGCCCTCGCAAGGACCGGAAGCCACCATCTCACGAGTCAAGGATCTTGGGTTCTCCAACTGCTTTTTCTCCATCGACGGATATCTGGGGAAATATACCCCGTCTCTTGCGCGTCAGCTAAGCGGGTTGCTGGATAAGAATGGCGTGACCGCGACCTGTGCGGAAGTCGTGCAGCCCGGCCCGCTGGTATGGGATTTTCTCGAAGGCCCCTCCACCATCGGACTTGTCCCTCGCGCGACGCGGCAAGCGAGGATCGACGCACTGAAGCAGACCTCGGACTTCGCCAAGCTGATCGGCATCCCGCAAGTTCAGACGCATTGCGGCTTCATTCCAGAAAATCCCAAAGATCCGTTCTATGAGGAGACTGTTCTTGCCATCCGGCAAGTGGCACAGCACTGCGCCGGCAACGGACAGAATTTTTTAATGGAGACAGGACAGGAGACGCCGACCACTCTCCTGCGTGCAATCAAGGATGTCAACGTCCCAACGCTCGGCGTCGGTCTCGACACCGCCAACCTCATCCTCTATGGCAAGGCCAACCCTGTCGATGCCGTCGAGATCATCGGCAGGCACGTGAAGAGCGTGCACGCAAAGGATGGAATGTGGCCAACCGATCCGATGAAGCTCGGCGAGGAAGTGCTCATCGGCAAGGGCCGCGTCGATTTCCTGCGCGTCTTCACCCGGCTGCATGAACTTGGCTATCGCGGCGCCATCACCATTGAGCGGGAAACCTCCGGTCCGCAGCAGATCGAAGATGTAAAGCAGGAGAAGATATATCTCGAACAAATTATTGCGCAGGCTCAATCGGCTACGTATCGCGCATAA
- a CDS encoding TIM-barrel domain-containing protein gives MPGIFSFAAAQTAASVSPQPRVEIEAVTSTQPLRDGIQIQAGAAQIRITALRDDILRVRVAPGAALPEDASWAVLPDVRGKSIEVQPTEDAASVGFRTASLDVRVERKPLRLVIRDLAGNIISADAVGRPTEFNLGGFSVYKEMPADEHFFGLGDKSGSFDRRAQAFTLWNTDVGPQESTDPLYKSIPFFLGISGGRSYGIFLDNTWRTWIDFGKQARDAYAFGAEGGPLDYYLLYGPAPKQVVEGYAYLTGKPPLPPLWSLGFQQSRYSYSPESELRSVADRLRADKIPSDVVYLDIDYQYKNRPFTVDPGRFPNFPGLVSDLQKQHFHLVTITDLHIAHAVNQGYAPYDTGHAGDHFVKNPDGTEFVGVVWPGPAVFPDFTRAQTREWWGGLYKQFVQDGVAGFWNDMNEPSVFDGPGKTMPLNTVHRIQEPGFATRTATHAEIHNIVGLENARATYEGLLKLRPEERPFVLTRATFAGGQRYGFTWTGDNSATWNHLRLATQMIMNLGISGISFVGDDIGGFNGSPEPNLLTRWIEVGAFNPLYRDHTTLGSLPQEVWVHGPKHEDIRRRYIETRYRLLPYIYTLADEASRTGLPLVRPVFLEFPEVFAPHAPSFDALDTEFLLGPSLLVAPPPFAETLDDYTVSLPKGQWYDFWTGAKKSAPAPGPSFAEEVTEEAAGKSEKSVPPPTIHPVLETLPVYVREGSILPLQPLVQSTDETPVGPLELRVYPGPQCSGSLYLDDGHTLRYQHGDFLRQAFTCRSDGNNLRVSFGSRQGGYAPWWKSIEVVIYDWPSAQADARFGNTATSLKTTYDASLHALHVLIPDVAGDGELSVAGRTAH, from the coding sequence TTGCCAGGTATATTCAGCTTTGCAGCCGCTCAGACCGCGGCGTCTGTCTCTCCCCAGCCGCGGGTTGAGATCGAAGCAGTCACCAGCACCCAACCACTACGAGATGGCATACAGATTCAGGCGGGCGCGGCACAGATCCGCATCACAGCTCTCCGCGACGACATTCTTCGCGTGCGCGTAGCTCCTGGCGCAGCGCTGCCGGAAGACGCCTCGTGGGCAGTTCTCCCCGATGTGCGTGGCAAGTCCATTGAGGTGCAGCCCACTGAAGATGCTGCCTCTGTTGGCTTCCGTACCGCATCTCTGGATGTTCGGGTGGAACGCAAGCCGCTGCGTCTGGTCATTCGTGATCTTGCCGGCAACATCATCTCCGCCGATGCGGTTGGGCGCCCCACTGAGTTCAACCTGGGCGGCTTCTCGGTCTATAAGGAGATGCCTGCCGATGAGCACTTCTTCGGCCTGGGCGATAAGTCCGGATCCTTCGATCGCAGGGCGCAGGCCTTTACACTCTGGAACACTGACGTTGGCCCGCAGGAGTCTACCGATCCTCTTTACAAGAGCATTCCTTTCTTTCTCGGCATCAGCGGTGGACGCAGCTATGGCATCTTTCTCGACAATACGTGGCGTACCTGGATTGACTTTGGCAAACAGGCGCGGGACGCGTATGCCTTCGGCGCGGAGGGCGGCCCGCTCGACTACTACCTGCTCTACGGACCAGCACCCAAGCAGGTTGTCGAGGGCTATGCGTACCTGACCGGGAAACCACCGCTACCTCCACTATGGTCGCTGGGCTTCCAGCAGTCCCGCTATAGCTATAGCCCCGAGTCCGAGCTGCGCAGTGTTGCCGACCGTCTGCGTGCGGACAAGATTCCATCCGATGTGGTGTACCTCGATATCGACTATCAGTACAAGAATCGCCCCTTCACGGTGGATCCAGGGCGCTTTCCGAACTTTCCGGGGCTGGTTTCCGATCTCCAAAAGCAACACTTTCACCTGGTGACGATTACCGATCTGCATATCGCGCACGCAGTAAACCAGGGATATGCGCCCTATGACACGGGCCATGCGGGCGATCATTTTGTAAAGAATCCCGATGGAACGGAGTTCGTTGGCGTGGTGTGGCCGGGGCCAGCGGTCTTTCCTGACTTCACTCGCGCACAGACGCGCGAATGGTGGGGTGGCCTCTACAAACAATTCGTTCAGGATGGCGTTGCAGGATTCTGGAACGACATGAACGAGCCCTCTGTCTTCGACGGCCCAGGCAAGACCATGCCTCTGAATACCGTGCATCGGATTCAGGAGCCGGGCTTCGCTACGCGCACCGCCACTCACGCGGAGATTCACAACATTGTGGGACTGGAGAACGCCCGCGCGACCTATGAGGGTCTTCTCAAGTTGCGCCCAGAGGAGCGTCCCTTTGTTCTCACGCGGGCTACCTTCGCCGGTGGTCAACGCTATGGCTTCACCTGGACGGGAGACAACTCCGCTACATGGAACCATCTTCGCCTTGCCACGCAGATGATAATGAATCTTGGCATCAGCGGCATCTCCTTTGTGGGCGATGACATTGGCGGATTCAACGGCTCGCCGGAACCGAACCTGCTGACTCGCTGGATTGAAGTGGGTGCCTTCAATCCGCTGTACCGCGATCACACGACGCTTGGCTCTTTGCCGCAGGAAGTGTGGGTCCACGGACCAAAGCACGAGGACATCCGCCGCCGCTACATTGAGACGCGCTATCGGCTGCTGCCGTATATCTATACCCTGGCAGACGAAGCCTCGCGTACCGGCCTGCCCCTGGTGCGCCCTGTGTTCCTTGAGTTCCCGGAGGTCTTTGCTCCGCATGCTCCTTCATTCGACGCACTGGACACGGAGTTTCTGCTTGGACCCAGCCTGCTGGTTGCTCCACCGCCGTTTGCGGAGACGCTCGATGACTACACGGTTTCGTTGCCAAAGGGTCAGTGGTACGACTTTTGGACAGGGGCAAAGAAGTCCGCTCCTGCGCCGGGGCCATCCTTCGCCGAAGAGGTGACCGAGGAGGCAGCAGGGAAGAGCGAAAAGTCTGTTCCGCCTCCGACGATTCACCCCGTTTTGGAGACTCTGCCCGTCTATGTACGAGAGGGCAGCATCCTTCCGCTTCAGCCCCTGGTGCAGAGCACCGACGAGACCCCGGTTGGGCCGCTGGAGCTTCGCGTGTATCCTGGGCCGCAGTGCAGCGGCTCTCTCTACCTGGACGACGGGCACACGCTGCGTTACCAGCATGGCGATTTCCTGCGTCAGGCCTTTACCTGCAGGAGCGACGGAAATAATCTGCGCGTCAGCTTCGGTAGCCGACAGGGAGGGTATGCGCCCTGGTGGAAGAGTATCGAAGTGGTGATCTACGACTGGCCCTCGGCGCAGGCGGATGCCAGATTCGGGAACACTGCAACGTCGCTGAAGACAACCTATGATGCTAGTCTGCACGCGCTCCACGTGCTCATTCCGGATGTGGCGGGAGATGGCGAACTCAGCGTTGCGGGACGGACAGCACACTAG